From the genome of Pseudomonas hamedanensis:
CGACATCGATGTTGGATGTGCCGGCCCTTTCGCGAGCAAGCCCTCTCCCACAGTGGATCTGCGCTGAATGGCAGATGTGTGAATGAATGCAAAACCTGTAGGAGTGAGCCTGCTCGCGATGGCGTCTACACATTCGGTATCTTCATTGACTGGGTTAACGCTATCGCGAGCAGGCTCACTCCTACAAAGGCACGCTTGGGGTGCAGCCCATTAGATACACCACAGTACAAATGAAGTACCCAAGCCCCCATTTATCAACTCGCCGCAACTTCCTAAAGTCCACTCCAACAGCCACCCGCCATCCCGACGGGTCAGCGATTGGAGCGACTTCCCATGCCTTTCATCAACGTACGCATCACCCGCGACGGCGTCACCGCCGAACAGAAAGCCCAGGTGATCAAGGAATTCACCGAGACCCTGGAGCGCGTGCTCAACAAGGACCCGAAGCTCACGCACATCGTCATCGACGAAGTGGACACCGATAACTGGGGTTATGCCGGCATGACCACCACGCAATACCGCAAAGACTTGGCCGGCCTTTAACCCTTTATATCCTTGAGGAAACCATCATGAGCACATCCAAAAAAGTTGTTGTCATCACCGGCGCCTCGCAAGGCATTGGTGCAGGTCTGGTTGCAGCATTTCGCGCTCTCGGCCATCAAGTGGTCGCAACCTCGCGTTCGATCAAAGAATCGAGTGACCCGGACGTTCTGACCGTCGCCGGTGACATCGCCGATCCCCAAACCGCCGAGCGGGTGATTCGCGCCGCCGTGGCCCGCTTCGGTCGCGTCGATACGCTGATCAACAATGCCGGGATTTTTCTGGCCAAGCCATTTACCGCCTACAGCCAAGCGGACTATGCACAGGTCGTGGCAATCAACATGAGCGGCTTTTTTTACATCTCGCAATTGGCCGTCGGCGAGATGGAAAAGCACGGCAGCGGCCACATCGTCAGCGTGACCACCAGCCTGGTCGACCATGCAATTGATGGCGTGCCGTCGGTACTCGCCTCGCTGACCAAGGGCGGCATCAACGCGGCGACCAAATCCCTGGCCATCGAGTACGCCAAGCGCGGTATTCGGGTCAACGCTGTGTCGCCGGGCATCATCAAAACGCCGATGCATGCCGAAGAAACCCACCAGGCGCTGGGCAGCCTGCACCCGGTCGGGCACATGGGCGAGATTGACGATATCGTGCAAGCGATTCTCTACCTGGACAGCGCGAATTTCGTCACTGGCGAGATCCTCCACGTCGATGGCGGTCAGAGCGCCGGTCATTGATCGAAACCCTGCCATACCGCCGGTGTGTACCGGCGGTATCGTTCGTTGTGGTACACAGAGGATGAACGTCCGTCGATCCTTGGTGCGAGCCACAATGAAACGCCATTTTGAAGACTTGCAGTTAGGCAGTATCGAACTGTTTTGCCTGGCCGCCGAAGCCGGCAGCTTCACCGCCGCCGCGCAACTGGCCGGGGTCACGCCTGCGGCGGTGAGTCGGTCGATCCTGCGTCTGGAGCAACGCCTGGGTTCGCGATTGTTTGCCCGAACCACCCGCAGCATTCGCTTGACCGACGCCGGCCGCACCTTCTTCGAGCAATGCAGCCAGGCCCTGACCCAACTGGTCGAAGCCCAGCAGGAAGTCATGGGCGCGCAAACCTCGCCGTCAGGGCGATTGCGCATCAGCCTGCCGACCACTTACGGTCATCACCGCATCCTGCCGCTGCTGCCGACATTTCGTGCGTTGTACCCAGAGGTCACGGTCGACGTGCACTTGGGCAATCGCAATATCGACTTCGTCGAAGAAGGCTATGACCTGGCGATCCGCGTGCGCGCACAACCAGACTCGAGCCTGATCGCGCGGCTACTGGAAGACGCCAGCCTGGTGGTGGTCGCCTCCCCCGGGTATTTGCAAAAGGCCGGCACCCCGCAGACCCTCGACGAACTCACCGCGCATGAGTGCATCCAGTTCGAATTGCCCAGCAGTGGCCGGCGGATTTCCTGGCTGTTTCAGGAAAACGGTCGGGATCGTGAAGTGGTTTCGGACGGTGGTTATTCCTGCTCCGACGATGTGCTCGGCGGCGTCACCCTGGCCAAACACGGCGCTGGGCTTTTTCAAACTTACCGGTTCATCGTTGAGCAGGAACTGGCCGATGGTCGGCTGGTTGAAGTGCTGCAGCCGTACGCCGGGCGTTCGCGGCCGTATACCTTGCTCTACCCGCACGGCCGCTATGTGCCGCAGCGGGTGCGGGCGTTTGTCGATTTTCTGTTGGGATTTCGCGATGAATGGGCGGGACGCCGAGGATAACGACCCGTCCGGCGACAGACTGATTGCGCCGTTGCGTGGCTCCCCGGTAGTATTGAGACGGATTCTCACTAACATCTGGAAAGCCCGCCAGTGCCATCTTCTCCGTCCAGCAAGCTGGGTTTCTTCTTCAGCGATCATCATCGCTGGCTGCTTCAGCACATCAACCGGCATCTGGGCAATCGTGCCGACGCCGAGGACACCGCCGCCGATACCTTTTGCCAATTGCTGGCCGCGCGGGTCGATCCCGACACCATTGCGCAACCGCGCGCTTACCTGTCGACCATCGCGCGCCGGTTGATCTTCGATCGTCATCGGCGGCGCAAACTGCAACTGGCTTACCTCGAGCGCCTGTCCGCCCTGCCCGAGGCACTCGCGCCCTCCCCGGAAGAACAACTGCAACTGATGGAAGCACTGGTCGCCATCGACCGTGCGCTCGACGGATTGCCGAGGTTGGTCAAAGCAACGTTCCTCTATAGCCAGCTGGACGGTATGAGTTACGTCGCGATTGCGCAGAAACTCGGACTGTCGGAGCGTACCGTCAGCCGCTATATGAAACAGGCCCTGCGCCAGTGCTACCTGAGCGACGTGCAACCATGAGCAAGCCGCGCCTGGACCCGGTGATTGAGCAAGCCCTGGACTGGATGGTCAAGCTCAACGCCGGCACACCGGATGCCGCGCTACAGGCACGCTTCGACGCCTGGCTGGCACTGAACGACGCTCACGGCCAGGCCTGGAAAAACCTGCAGGAGCGGCTTGGCCCGTCATTAAGCACCGTGCGCGCGCTGGATCGGCGCTTGCCTGGACAGGCCAGCGAAGCCCGACACGTCTTATTGCAACCGCACACTTCGCGGCGCGACGTCTTGCGCGTGTTCGCCGGGCTGGGTTTGGTCGGCGGCGGTCTGTGGCTCGGTGCCCGCAGTCGATTCGGCGAGTCGCTGCTGGCTGACTTGCACACCGGACGCGGCCAGCGTCAGACGTTCGATCTGGCAGACGGTAGTCACCTGAGCCTGAACGCTCAAAGTGCTGTGGACCTGCGTTTCGACGACAGACAGCGACTGGTCATTTTGCGCCATGGCGAACTGGTGATCGATGTCGCACCCGATCCGCAAAGGCCGCTGATCGTGCGCACCGCCCAAGGCGAAATGCGCGCACTGGGCACGCGCTTTCTGGTCGCGCAGGAGCCCGACGCCAGTCGCCTGGTGGTCTTGCAGCATTCGGTCCAGGCGCGGCTCTTCGACGGCACCACGCAGGTAGTCAAAGAGGGCCAGGCAGCGCTGCTCTACCCCGGCAGTCTCAAACTGGCGGGCGACGATCAGCGCAACCGTGTCGAATGGTTGAACGGGCGATTGAGTGTGCTGGACGAATCCCTCGAGCAGGTGGTCGATGCCTTGCGCCCCTACCGTCGCGGTCTCGTGCGTGTGGCACCGGAGATTCGCGGGTTACGCGTACAAGGTGTGTTCCCGCTGGACGACGCCGACCGGTCGTTTGTCGCCTTGACCGAAACCCTGCCGATTCGTGTCGATCACTACGGGCCCTGGCTGACGTTGATCAGCAAAAAGTGACCGGAAATAACGTTTTGATGAAAATCATTCCTGTTCGTGTCCGGTTTTCATTTCTCATCGCACCTATCTCCTGACACTTCCACATAATCAGGAGATTGTTGTGCTCAACACGTGGCCCCGTTCCCTCTGCGTATCCGTCGCCCTCGCTGCTCTGGTGAGCCCTGTACAGGCCCAGGAGCTGAGTTTCAACCTGCCGGCCGGCCCGCTCGCGCGCACGCTCAATGCGATTGCCGCCCAGAGCGGTCGGATCATTTCGCTGGAGCCTGCGCTGGTACAAGGCAAGCAAGCGCCCGCGGTGATCGGCCGGATGCCGGCGCAGCAGGCGCTGGAACAGGCGCTGGCAGGTAGCGGCCTGCAACTGCGCATCACCGGGCAAGGTAACTTCAGCGTCGAACCGGTGGCCGCCAGCGATGTGCTGCAATTGGGTGCGACGACTATCGTCGAACGCAGCTACGACGCCACCACCGAACACTCCGGCTCGTACGCCGCACGGGCCGTGACCCTCGGCAAAGGCACACACACGCTCAAGGAAATTCCGCAATCGGTCACGGTGATGACCCGCAAGCAAATGGACGATCAGGACCTCACCGATCTCAAAGACGCGGCCAACAAGACCACCGGCCTGGTCGGCGTTCAGGGTGTCGGCCAAGGCATGATCCTCACCTCGCGCGGCTTTCAGATCGATGACTGGCAATACGACGGCGTGCCGATCCCGCGCAACACTTACGCCTTGGGCAATTGGGCGACCCAGGACCTGATTTTTTTCGACCGCATGGAAGTGCTGCGCGGCGCCTCAGGCCTGTTGCAGGGCGCCGGCAGCCCGGGCGGCGCAATCAATCTGGTGCGCAAGCGCGGGCAAAACGCACCGACCGTGACCGTCACCGCCAAGGCCGGATCGTGGGACCATTACGGCCTGCAACTGGATGCGGGCGGGCCGCTGAACCAGAGCGGCACGGTGCGCGGGCGTTTCGTCGCCGACGAAGACCAGAGCCAGTCGTTCATCGATTACGAATGGAGCAAAACCCATTCGCTCTACGGCGCGCTCGATATGGACCTGCGCGACGATACGACCCTTGGCCTGGCCGTCAGCCATTCCGATAATGAGTCCCGCCCGATGATCCGCGGCCTGCCCCGCTACAGCGACGGCAAGCCTGTGAACGTGCCACGCTCGACCTATACCGGCGCACGCTGG
Proteins encoded in this window:
- a CDS encoding tautomerase family protein — its product is MPFINVRITRDGVTAEQKAQVIKEFTETLERVLNKDPKLTHIVIDEVDTDNWGYAGMTTTQYRKDLAGL
- a CDS encoding SDR family NAD(P)-dependent oxidoreductase, translated to MSTSKKVVVITGASQGIGAGLVAAFRALGHQVVATSRSIKESSDPDVLTVAGDIADPQTAERVIRAAVARFGRVDTLINNAGIFLAKPFTAYSQADYAQVVAINMSGFFYISQLAVGEMEKHGSGHIVSVTTSLVDHAIDGVPSVLASLTKGGINAATKSLAIEYAKRGIRVNAVSPGIIKTPMHAEETHQALGSLHPVGHMGEIDDIVQAILYLDSANFVTGEILHVDGGQSAGH
- a CDS encoding LysR family transcriptional regulator, encoding MKRHFEDLQLGSIELFCLAAEAGSFTAAAQLAGVTPAAVSRSILRLEQRLGSRLFARTTRSIRLTDAGRTFFEQCSQALTQLVEAQQEVMGAQTSPSGRLRISLPTTYGHHRILPLLPTFRALYPEVTVDVHLGNRNIDFVEEGYDLAIRVRAQPDSSLIARLLEDASLVVVASPGYLQKAGTPQTLDELTAHECIQFELPSSGRRISWLFQENGRDREVVSDGGYSCSDDVLGGVTLAKHGAGLFQTYRFIVEQELADGRLVEVLQPYAGRSRPYTLLYPHGRYVPQRVRAFVDFLLGFRDEWAGRRG
- a CDS encoding sigma-70 family RNA polymerase sigma factor; amino-acid sequence: MPSSPSSKLGFFFSDHHRWLLQHINRHLGNRADAEDTAADTFCQLLAARVDPDTIAQPRAYLSTIARRLIFDRHRRRKLQLAYLERLSALPEALAPSPEEQLQLMEALVAIDRALDGLPRLVKATFLYSQLDGMSYVAIAQKLGLSERTVSRYMKQALRQCYLSDVQP
- a CDS encoding FecR domain-containing protein, with translation MSKPRLDPVIEQALDWMVKLNAGTPDAALQARFDAWLALNDAHGQAWKNLQERLGPSLSTVRALDRRLPGQASEARHVLLQPHTSRRDVLRVFAGLGLVGGGLWLGARSRFGESLLADLHTGRGQRQTFDLADGSHLSLNAQSAVDLRFDDRQRLVILRHGELVIDVAPDPQRPLIVRTAQGEMRALGTRFLVAQEPDASRLVVLQHSVQARLFDGTTQVVKEGQAALLYPGSLKLAGDDQRNRVEWLNGRLSVLDESLEQVVDALRPYRRGLVRVAPEIRGLRVQGVFPLDDADRSFVALTETLPIRVDHYGPWLTLISKK